The following are encoded in a window of Corythoichthys intestinalis isolate RoL2023-P3 chromosome 8, ASM3026506v1, whole genome shotgun sequence genomic DNA:
- the cwc25 gene encoding pre-mRNA-splicing factor CWC25 homolog: MGGGDLNLKKSWHPQTMKNIERVWKAEQKHESERKKIEELQKELKEERAREEMTRYAEETGAIKKKDDRLDWMYQGPSSQVSRDEYLMGRPIDKQITDQYEEPESGPSAETGLLPGSIFSPVAATSSMDMAAKIREDPLFEIRKREEAKKREVLTNPVKMKKIKEMLRQNLDVKDKKKKRKKDKKEKKGDKDRRKEKKHKRSHSVSSSDDDDKKYRSHTRDGISSHDKPHSHHLPGYGLLLPAGKQHHSSALNHSRRHERSRSRSPARKNGESYSSSSHRSDRKMEVRARSPQKERYQRQRNHVSKKLSAEELEQKRKAMMDQAKLRDEDRENNVRRYKKQDEQEKLREQNSKRDHHAGFIHDMKLESAATSSLEDRVKRNIHSIQRTPASLDNFMKR, from the exons ATGGGGGGCGGAGATCTG AATTTAAAGAAGAGCTGGCACCCCCAGACTATGAAAAACATCGAACGCGTTTGGAAAGCCGAGCAAAAACATGAATCCGAACGTAAGAAAATCGAAGAGCTTCAGAAAGAGCTGAAGGAGGAAAGAGCCCGCGAGGAAATGACTAGATACGCTGAAGAAACCGGTGCCATAAA AAAGAAGGATGATCGGCTAGACTGGATGTACCAAGGTCCTTCTAGTCAGGTGTCCAGAGATGAGTATCTCATGGGACGTCCCATCGACAAGCAGATCACAGACCAGTATGAGGAACCTGAAAGTGGCCCATCAGCAGAAACTGGACTTCTGCCCGGCTCCATCTTCAGCCCCGTCGCTGCTACGTCCAGCATGGACATGGCTGCCAAGATCAGGGAAGACCCTCTGTTTGAAATCAG AAAACGTGAGGAAGCAAAGAAGAGAGAGGTCTTGACAAATCCAGTGAAGATGAAGAAAATTAaagaaatg CTGCGTCAGAATCTTGACGTGAAagacaagaaaaagaaaaggaagAAGGACAAAAAGGAAAAGAAGGGAGACAAAGACAGAAGAAAggagaagaaacacaaaagaaGCCACTCGGTTTCCAGTTCAGATGACGATGACAAAAAATACAG GTCACACACTCGAGATGGAATTTCCTCTCACGACAAACCTCACTCCCATCATCTTCCAGGCTACGGCCTCCTG CTCCCTGCAGGCAAACAACACCACTCCTCTGCTTTGAATCACTCAAGACGCCATGAGAGGAGTCGAAGCCGATCTCCCGCAAGAAAAAATGGCGAAAGTTACTCCTCTTCCTCACACCGAAGCGACAGGAAAATGGAAGTCAGGGCTCGTAGCCCACAGAAAGAACGCTACCAAAGGCAGAGGAATCATGTGTCAAA GAAGCTCTCTGCAGAGGAGCTGGAGCAGAAGAGAAAAGCCATGATGGACCAGGCAAAGCTGAGAGACGAGGACAGGGAGAATAATGTGAGAAGATACAAGAAGCAAGATGAGCAAGAAAAACTGCGGGAACAAAATTCCAAGCGTGACCACCATGCTGGCTTTATTCA TGACATGAAGTTAGAGAGCGCAGCCACGTCATCTTTAGAGGACAGAGTCAAAAGGAATATCCACTCCATTCAGAGGACGCCAGCGTCATTGGACAATTTTATGAAGAGATGA
- the psmb3 gene encoding proteasome subunit beta type-3 isoform X3 has product MSIMSYNGGAVMAMRGKNCVAVASDLRFGIQGQMVTADFEKVFPMGERLYIGLAGLATDVQTVSQRLKFRLNLYELKEGRQIKPKTFMSMVSNLLYERRFGPYYVEPVIAGLDPKTFEPFICSLDLIGCPMVTEDFVVSGTCSEQMYGMCESLWEPEMEPDDLFETISQAMLNAVDRDAVSGMGVVVHVIEKDKITTRTLKARMD; this is encoded by the exons ATG TCTATTATGTCCTACAACGGAGGGGCCGTCATGGCCATGAGGGGGAAGAACTGCGTGGCCGTCGCATCTGACCTCCGATTCGGCATCCAGGGTCAGATGGTTACGGCAGACTTCGAGAAGGTCTTCCCCATGGGCGAGAGGCTATACATCGGATTAGCCGGGCTGGCCACTGATGTTCAGACAGT ATCTCAGAGGCTAAAATTCCGATTGAACCTTTACGAGCTGAAGGAGGGTCGCCAGATCAAGCCCAAGACTTTCATGAGCATGGTGTCCAACTTACTCTATGAAAGGAG GTTCGGGCCCTACTACGTCGAGCCTGTGATTGCCGGGCTCGATCCGAAGACCTTTGAGCCCTTTATCTGCTCCTTGGATTTGATCGGATGTCCCATGGTGACCGAGGACTTTGTCGTGAGCGGCACTTGCTCGGAGCAGATGTACGGCATGTGTGAGTCTTTGTGGGAACCGGAGATG GAACCCGATGACCTGTTTGAGACCATCTCGCAGGCCATGCTGAACGCCGTTGATCGGGACGCAGTGTCCGGCATGGGTGTAGTCGTACATGTCAT CGAAAAAGATAAGATCACCACAAGAACGTTGAAAGCGAGGATGGATTGA
- the psmb3 gene encoding proteasome subunit beta type-3 isoform X2, which translates to MHDQLSIMSYNGGAVMAMRGKNCVAVASDLRFGIQGQMVTADFEKVFPMGERLYIGLAGLATDVQTVSQRLKFRLNLYELKEGRQIKPKTFMSMVSNLLYERRFGPYYVEPVIAGLDPKTFEPFICSLDLIGCPMVTEDFVVSGTCSEQMYGMCESLWEPEMEPDDLFETISQAMLNAVDRDAVSGMGVVVHVIEKDKITTRTLKARMD; encoded by the exons ATGCACGACCAACTG TCTATTATGTCCTACAACGGAGGGGCCGTCATGGCCATGAGGGGGAAGAACTGCGTGGCCGTCGCATCTGACCTCCGATTCGGCATCCAGGGTCAGATGGTTACGGCAGACTTCGAGAAGGTCTTCCCCATGGGCGAGAGGCTATACATCGGATTAGCCGGGCTGGCCACTGATGTTCAGACAGT ATCTCAGAGGCTAAAATTCCGATTGAACCTTTACGAGCTGAAGGAGGGTCGCCAGATCAAGCCCAAGACTTTCATGAGCATGGTGTCCAACTTACTCTATGAAAGGAG GTTCGGGCCCTACTACGTCGAGCCTGTGATTGCCGGGCTCGATCCGAAGACCTTTGAGCCCTTTATCTGCTCCTTGGATTTGATCGGATGTCCCATGGTGACCGAGGACTTTGTCGTGAGCGGCACTTGCTCGGAGCAGATGTACGGCATGTGTGAGTCTTTGTGGGAACCGGAGATG GAACCCGATGACCTGTTTGAGACCATCTCGCAGGCCATGCTGAACGCCGTTGATCGGGACGCAGTGTCCGGCATGGGTGTAGTCGTACATGTCAT CGAAAAAGATAAGATCACCACAAGAACGTTGAAAGCGAGGATGGATTGA
- the psmb3 gene encoding proteasome subunit beta type-3 isoform X1 has product MDTSAAGLDLNIRQSIMSYNGGAVMAMRGKNCVAVASDLRFGIQGQMVTADFEKVFPMGERLYIGLAGLATDVQTVSQRLKFRLNLYELKEGRQIKPKTFMSMVSNLLYERRFGPYYVEPVIAGLDPKTFEPFICSLDLIGCPMVTEDFVVSGTCSEQMYGMCESLWEPEMEPDDLFETISQAMLNAVDRDAVSGMGVVVHVIEKDKITTRTLKARMD; this is encoded by the exons ATGGATACATCCGCAGCGGGCTTAGATCTAAAtattagacag TCTATTATGTCCTACAACGGAGGGGCCGTCATGGCCATGAGGGGGAAGAACTGCGTGGCCGTCGCATCTGACCTCCGATTCGGCATCCAGGGTCAGATGGTTACGGCAGACTTCGAGAAGGTCTTCCCCATGGGCGAGAGGCTATACATCGGATTAGCCGGGCTGGCCACTGATGTTCAGACAGT ATCTCAGAGGCTAAAATTCCGATTGAACCTTTACGAGCTGAAGGAGGGTCGCCAGATCAAGCCCAAGACTTTCATGAGCATGGTGTCCAACTTACTCTATGAAAGGAG GTTCGGGCCCTACTACGTCGAGCCTGTGATTGCCGGGCTCGATCCGAAGACCTTTGAGCCCTTTATCTGCTCCTTGGATTTGATCGGATGTCCCATGGTGACCGAGGACTTTGTCGTGAGCGGCACTTGCTCGGAGCAGATGTACGGCATGTGTGAGTCTTTGTGGGAACCGGAGATG GAACCCGATGACCTGTTTGAGACCATCTCGCAGGCCATGCTGAACGCCGTTGATCGGGACGCAGTGTCCGGCATGGGTGTAGTCGTACATGTCAT CGAAAAAGATAAGATCACCACAAGAACGTTGAAAGCGAGGATGGATTGA